A DNA window from Candidatus Brocadiaceae bacterium contains the following coding sequences:
- a CDS encoding amidophosphoribosyltransferase has translation MTQTGRTGPREECGVVGLYGVPAAARSAYLGLYALQHRGQESAGVVASDGREIRSAKGLGLLSEAIRPETPGRLPGHVAVGHVRYSTTGDLRVQNIQPLVIEYCDGLMAIAHNGNLTNARSLRGQYEARGSIFQTSTDSEVFAHLLADPAQRGCEDPMAAACRRVHGAYSLVMMTVDALVAVRDPFGFRPLSLGTLDGGHVVASETCAFDLLGAKFVRDVEPGEIVTIDGAGVRSRRFAEGHCRAQCVFEHIYFARPDSTVFGRNVHAVRVRLGENLAESAPADGDVVFAVPDSGNSAAFGYSQRSGIPLGVGFVRNHYVGRTFIAPSTAARVNGVKIKLNAVREVVRGRRVVVVDDSIVRGTTSKARMASLREAGAREIHLRISAPPIRFPCHYGIDFQSADELIAASRSPEEIAEFIGVDSLGYQTIDGMMAAVGGDGAGYCRACFTGEYPVPPEQGMGKHALQRQRAF, from the coding sequence ATGACCCAGACCGGACGGACGGGGCCGCGCGAGGAGTGCGGCGTCGTCGGCCTGTACGGCGTGCCGGCGGCGGCGCGCAGCGCCTACCTGGGTCTGTATGCGCTGCAGCACCGCGGGCAGGAGTCGGCCGGCGTGGTCGCCTCCGACGGCCGCGAGATCCGGAGCGCCAAGGGGCTCGGCCTGCTGAGCGAGGCGATCCGGCCGGAGACGCCGGGCCGGCTGCCCGGCCACGTCGCGGTCGGGCACGTGCGCTACTCCACCACCGGCGACCTGCGCGTACAGAACATCCAGCCGCTGGTGATCGAGTACTGCGACGGCCTGATGGCCATTGCCCACAACGGGAACCTGACGAACGCGCGCAGCCTGCGCGGCCAGTACGAGGCGCGGGGGTCGATCTTCCAGACGTCGACCGACAGCGAGGTGTTCGCGCATCTGCTGGCCGACCCCGCCCAGCGGGGCTGCGAGGACCCGATGGCGGCGGCCTGCCGGCGCGTGCACGGCGCGTATTCGCTGGTGATGATGACGGTCGACGCGCTGGTGGCCGTGCGGGACCCGTTCGGCTTCCGGCCGCTGTCCCTGGGCACGCTCGACGGCGGGCACGTGGTGGCCAGCGAGACGTGCGCGTTCGACCTGCTGGGCGCGAAGTTCGTTCGGGACGTGGAGCCCGGCGAGATCGTGACGATCGACGGCGCGGGCGTGCGCTCCCGCCGGTTCGCCGAAGGGCACTGCCGCGCGCAATGCGTGTTCGAGCACATCTACTTTGCGCGGCCCGACAGCACGGTGTTCGGCCGGAACGTCCATGCCGTGCGCGTGCGGCTGGGCGAGAACCTGGCCGAGAGCGCGCCGGCGGACGGCGACGTCGTGTTCGCCGTGCCGGACTCGGGCAACTCGGCGGCGTTCGGATACTCGCAGCGTTCCGGCATCCCGCTCGGCGTGGGGTTCGTGCGCAACCACTACGTGGGGCGCACGTTCATCGCCCCCTCGACGGCCGCGCGCGTCAACGGCGTGAAGATCAAGCTCAACGCCGTCCGCGAGGTCGTCCGGGGCCGGCGGGTGGTCGTCGTGGACGACTCGATCGTGCGCGGGACGACCAGCAAGGCACGGATGGCGTCGTTGCGCGAGGCCGGCGCCCGGGAGATCCACCTGCGCATCAGCGCGCCCCCGATCCGCTTCCCGTGCCACTACGGGATCGACTTCCAGAGCGCCGACGAACTGATCGCCGCGTCGCGCTCCCCCGAGGAGATCGCGGAGTTCATCGGGGTCGATTCGCTTGGCTACCAGACCATCGACGGTATGATGGCGGCCGTCGGTGGCGACGGGGCCGGTTACTGCCGTGCCTGCTTCACGGGCGAGTACCCCGTCCCGCCCGAGCAGGGCATGGGCAAGCATGCCCTGCAGAGGCAGCGGGCCTTCTGA
- a CDS encoding sigma 54-interacting transcriptional regulator yields MHPRTFSTGIDYLDALLGGLKAGDNVVWEADSGAPVEFFTRSFLKTAAQTDHGVLFVSFTHSPQSVINRYVTEELRPRLHLLDAFTSGFGKDNEFFADFYRSPEAGAAVSHVPRPADTEGVSNVIDRLTDSTGEGTWYVFDSLTAMFNLWGEEAFLKFFGYLCPKLYDLGSIAYWIAEKQAHSPAFLARLMHITQVVLEIGTGEEGIGLTIRKAEDRPASPVGVPHYFLSVDGHPESLRTRREALEMRLLREISLALGSSLDLNVVFDGIMQILAAGLDMHRGTLVLEDAASSTFRIAAAHGLSDAEMAKGVYRLGEGITGTVIQDGRAVVVPDIRHDPRFLDRTGARGKLRTGPPVSFVCVPLSIGQEVIGALSIDREFIDTETLSKDERLLQIVGSMIAQAIKIHRMVGVDKEELLKSDGPPAPESRYAVGSIVAASPKMREALSLTRVVARSNSTVLIQGETGTGKELIAHIIHNNSPRRDKPFVAVNCGALPDTLLESELFGHVRGSFTGAVRDRAGRFALADGGTIFLDEVASMSNQLQVRLLRVLQEKTFEPVGSSEAVKVNVRVVGATNVDLAQKVDDGEFREDLYYRLNVVPIHLPPLRERREDIPRLTEHFMDVFSRQNDKQVNRMSREALDLLMSYDWPGNVRELENCMERAIVLCQTGTIGADLLPDALRTSRRRPRPMATTDPREALRPLIAHLRHTTAGNVLGAAIEFVEEAVVRAVLQANEGVQTRAARELGISRNTLRDRIRAYRI; encoded by the coding sequence ATGCACCCTCGGACGTTCAGCACGGGAATCGACTACCTGGATGCCCTTCTGGGCGGCCTGAAGGCCGGCGACAACGTTGTGTGGGAGGCCGATTCGGGCGCGCCGGTCGAGTTCTTCACCCGGAGCTTCCTGAAGACGGCCGCGCAGACGGACCACGGCGTCCTGTTCGTCAGCTTCACGCACTCGCCGCAGTCGGTGATCAACCGGTACGTGACCGAGGAGTTGCGGCCCCGCCTCCACCTGCTGGACGCCTTCACGTCGGGTTTCGGCAAGGACAACGAGTTTTTCGCCGACTTCTACCGTTCCCCCGAGGCGGGCGCCGCCGTCTCGCACGTGCCGCGGCCGGCGGACACCGAGGGGGTCAGCAACGTCATCGACCGCCTGACCGACAGCACGGGCGAGGGGACCTGGTACGTCTTCGACAGCCTGACGGCGATGTTCAACCTGTGGGGGGAGGAGGCCTTTCTGAAGTTCTTCGGCTACCTCTGCCCCAAGCTCTACGACCTGGGCAGCATCGCCTACTGGATCGCCGAGAAGCAGGCCCACTCCCCCGCCTTCCTGGCCCGGCTGATGCACATCACGCAGGTCGTGCTGGAGATCGGCACCGGCGAGGAAGGCATCGGGCTGACCATCCGCAAGGCCGAGGACCGCCCGGCCAGCCCGGTCGGTGTGCCCCACTACTTCCTGTCCGTCGACGGCCACCCCGAATCGCTCCGGACCCGCCGCGAGGCCCTGGAGATGCGCCTGCTGCGCGAGATCAGCCTCGCCCTCGGCAGCAGCCTGGACCTGAACGTCGTCTTCGACGGCATCATGCAGATCCTGGCCGCAGGGCTGGACATGCACCGGGGCACACTGGTGCTCGAGGATGCCGCCAGCAGCACGTTTCGCATCGCGGCCGCCCACGGCCTGAGCGACGCCGAGATGGCCAAGGGCGTCTATCGCCTCGGGGAAGGCATCACGGGGACGGTCATCCAGGACGGACGCGCCGTGGTCGTGCCGGACATCCGCCACGACCCGCGATTCCTGGACCGCACGGGCGCGCGCGGCAAGCTCCGCACCGGCCCGCCCGTCTCGTTCGTCTGCGTGCCGCTGAGCATCGGCCAGGAGGTCATCGGTGCCCTGAGCATCGACCGCGAGTTCATCGACACCGAGACGCTGTCCAAGGACGAACGCCTCCTCCAGATCGTCGGCTCCATGATCGCCCAGGCCATCAAGATCCACCGCATGGTGGGCGTCGACAAGGAGGAACTCCTGAAGTCGGACGGCCCGCCGGCCCCCGAATCCCGCTACGCCGTCGGCAGCATCGTGGCCGCCTCGCCCAAGATGCGCGAAGCCCTCTCACTGACCCGCGTCGTCGCCCGCAGCAACTCGACCGTCCTGATCCAGGGCGAGACGGGCACCGGAAAGGAGCTGATCGCCCACATCATCCACAACAACAGCCCGCGCCGGGACAAGCCCTTCGTGGCCGTCAACTGCGGCGCCCTGCCCGACACGCTGCTGGAATCGGAGCTGTTCGGGCACGTGCGCGGTTCGTTCACCGGCGCCGTGCGCGACCGCGCGGGCCGCTTCGCCCTGGCCGACGGGGGCACGATCTTCCTGGACGAAGTGGCCAGCATGAGCAATCAGCTCCAGGTCCGCCTCCTGCGCGTGCTGCAGGAGAAGACGTTCGAGCCCGTCGGCTCCTCCGAGGCCGTCAAGGTCAACGTGCGCGTCGTCGGCGCCACCAACGTCGACCTGGCACAGAAGGTCGACGACGGCGAGTTCCGCGAGGACCTCTACTACCGCCTGAACGTCGTCCCCATCCACCTGCCCCCCCTGCGCGAACGCCGCGAGGACATCCCGCGCCTCACCGAGCACTTCATGGACGTCTTCAGCCGCCAGAACGACAAGCAGGTCAACCGCATGTCCCGCGAAGCCCTCGACCTGCTGATGTCCTACGACTGGCCCGGCAACGTGCGCGAACTCGAGAACTGCATGGAGCGCGCCATCGTCCTGTGCCAGACGGGCACCATCGGCGCCGACCTCCTCCCGGACGCCCTGCGCACCTCGCGCCGCCGCCCCCGCCCCATGGCCACCACCGACCCGCGAGAGGCCCTCCGCCCCCTGATCGCCCACCTCCGCCACACCACCGCCGGCAACGTCCTGGGCGCCGCCATCGAGTTCGTTGAGGAGGCCGTCGTGCGCGCCGTCCTCCAGGCCAACGAGGGCGTGCAGACCCGCGCCGCCCGCGAACTCGGCATCAGCCGCAACACCCTGCGCGACCGCATCCGCGCCTACCGCATCTGA
- a CDS encoding FMN-binding glutamate synthase family protein, whose product MTLMRPNASGALQGTNRSRSVTPSSGICSTCVDGCRGNCELFQASFRGRELLYPRPFGQVTAAAEKDYPVDYSHLNIQGYASGADGLTGALRADSDDCIFPNVSTETAYGRRHAVRMSLPVFTGALGSTDVAAANWDSIAAGAALTGMTVVCGENVCGVDPRLEVGADGRVAESPEMRRRVGVWRRWHTGRGDLAVQLNVEDTRLGVAEYCLGELGVETIELKWGQGAKCIGGEIKVDSLQRALQLQSRGYLVTPDPSLPPVQDAYRDGEITTFERHSRLGFVDAEGFLREVERLRGLGARRVTLKTGAYGARELAMALRWSSDAGVDLVTVDGAPGGTGMSPWRMMNEWGVPTFYLQSLCYRFCRRLEAQGLPVPDVAVGGGLSAEDHIFKVLAMGAPYVKAVCMGRAFMVPAFVGKNIGEWIRSGDLPKNVSAHGTSVEQIFCCYDELKDLVGEAVSELPLGAVAVYTLAQKLRTGLQQFMAGSRNFSVPAIGRRDLVALTREAAEVSGLPYVMEAGLEEAQAILEGAVPALAR is encoded by the coding sequence ATGACACTGATGAGACCCAACGCGTCCGGTGCCCTGCAGGGCACGAACCGCAGCCGCAGCGTGACGCCCAGCAGCGGCATCTGCTCGACGTGCGTCGACGGATGCCGGGGGAACTGCGAGCTGTTTCAGGCATCCTTCCGGGGGCGGGAGCTGCTCTATCCCCGCCCGTTCGGGCAGGTGACCGCCGCCGCCGAGAAGGACTACCCGGTCGACTACTCGCACCTGAACATCCAGGGCTACGCCTCCGGCGCCGACGGCCTCACAGGCGCCCTGCGGGCCGATTCGGACGACTGCATCTTCCCGAACGTCTCGACCGAGACGGCCTACGGCCGGCGGCACGCGGTGAGGATGTCCCTGCCGGTCTTCACCGGTGCGCTGGGCTCCACGGACGTGGCGGCGGCCAACTGGGACTCCATCGCGGCCGGAGCGGCCCTGACGGGCATGACGGTCGTCTGCGGCGAGAACGTCTGCGGCGTGGACCCGCGCCTGGAGGTCGGCGCGGACGGACGGGTGGCCGAGTCGCCCGAGATGCGCCGGCGGGTGGGCGTCTGGCGCCGCTGGCACACGGGGCGCGGCGACCTGGCCGTGCAGCTCAACGTGGAGGACACGCGGCTGGGCGTGGCCGAGTACTGCCTCGGCGAGCTGGGCGTCGAGACCATCGAGCTGAAGTGGGGGCAGGGCGCCAAGTGCATCGGCGGCGAGATCAAGGTGGATTCGCTCCAGCGCGCCCTCCAGCTCCAGTCGCGCGGCTACCTGGTCACGCCGGACCCCTCCCTGCCGCCCGTGCAGGATGCCTACCGCGACGGCGAGATCACGACCTTCGAGCGGCACAGCCGGCTCGGGTTCGTGGACGCCGAGGGCTTCCTGCGCGAGGTGGAGCGGCTGCGGGGACTCGGCGCCCGGCGGGTGACGCTCAAGACCGGCGCCTACGGCGCTCGGGAGCTGGCGATGGCCCTGCGATGGTCGTCCGACGCGGGGGTCGACCTGGTGACCGTCGACGGCGCCCCCGGCGGCACGGGCATGAGCCCGTGGCGCATGATGAACGAGTGGGGGGTGCCCACCTTCTACCTGCAGTCGCTCTGCTACCGGTTCTGCCGGCGGCTGGAGGCGCAGGGCCTGCCCGTGCCCGACGTCGCCGTCGGCGGCGGCCTCTCGGCCGAGGACCACATCTTCAAGGTGCTGGCGATGGGCGCGCCCTACGTCAAGGCCGTCTGCATGGGCCGCGCCTTCATGGTGCCGGCCTTCGTGGGGAAGAACATCGGCGAGTGGATCCGGTCCGGCGACCTGCCGAAGAACGTGTCCGCACACGGGACGTCCGTCGAGCAGATATTCTGCTGCTATGACGAACTCAAAGACCTCGTGGGCGAGGCGGTCTCGGAGCTGCCGCTCGGCGCGGTGGCCGTCTACACCCTGGCGCAGAAGCTGCGCACCGGGCTCCAGCAGTTCATGGCGGGGAGCCGCAACTTCAGCGTGCCGGCGATCGGGCGACGGGACCTGGTCGCACTGACGCGGGAGGCGGCCGAGGTCTCCGGCCTCCCCTACGTGATGGAGGCGGGGCTCGAGGAGGCGCAGGCCATCCTGGAGGGAGCCGTGCCGGCCCTGGCCCGCTGA
- a CDS encoding metallophosphoesterase family protein gives MIAVISDVHANEPALKAVLREIADADLVFCAGDIVGYGPNPNECCDLIQKHGIRAVQGNHDFVCANLDRLDGVYPDFPREMQVLCREMFEQKNSAAQAASVWTSRVLTEPNKQFLRGLPLQIVDEGLVMVHGKPGTTADMLNEYMLPGEVREVASMRLPGRMLVVGHSHIPIQTPRVVNPGSVGQPRDRNWRASFAVLKDAWFRFSYIDDQDMSFRIVSQLTEIRRVPYDIRTTMERIKAEPDLPDTLGERLTVGM, from the coding sequence ATGATTGCCGTGATCTCGGACGTGCATGCCAACGAGCCGGCTCTGAAGGCCGTTCTGCGCGAGATCGCCGACGCCGACCTGGTCTTCTGTGCGGGGGACATCGTCGGGTACGGCCCCAATCCGAATGAATGCTGCGACCTCATACAGAAGCACGGCATCCGGGCCGTTCAGGGCAACCACGACTTCGTCTGCGCCAACCTGGACCGGTTGGACGGGGTGTATCCGGACTTCCCGCGCGAGATGCAGGTGCTCTGCCGCGAGATGTTCGAGCAGAAGAACAGCGCGGCCCAGGCGGCCTCGGTCTGGACCAGCCGCGTGCTGACCGAGCCCAACAAGCAGTTCCTGCGCGGCCTGCCGCTCCAGATCGTCGACGAGGGGCTGGTGATGGTGCACGGAAAGCCCGGCACGACCGCCGACATGCTCAACGAGTACATGCTGCCCGGGGAGGTGCGAGAGGTGGCCAGCATGCGGCTGCCGGGGCGCATGCTGGTCGTCGGCCACAGCCACATCCCGATCCAGACCCCGCGCGTGGTCAATCCGGGAAGTGTCGGACAGCCGCGCGACCGCAACTGGCGGGCCAGCTTCGCGGTGCTCAAGGACGCCTGGTTCCGGTTCTCCTACATCGACGACCAGGACATGAGCTTCCGCATCGTGAGCCAGTTGACCGAGATCCGGCGCGTCCCCTACGACATCCGCACCACCATGGAACGCATCAAGGCCGAGCCCGACCTCCCGGATACGCTCGGAGAACGCCTTACGGTCGGCATGTAG
- a CDS encoding YkgJ family cysteine cluster protein has protein sequence MTQDPTDTGEAAEWYADGLRFECTRCNLCCTGEPGFVWVTRSRMERMAEFLSMPVREFAARYCRRVWWRVSLKERANGDCVFLTPQGCSVYQERPEQCRSFPFWHDLLASPTAWKVACKRCPGMGTGRLYPVQEIHRIRDSERAL, from the coding sequence ATGACGCAGGACCCCACCGACACAGGCGAGGCGGCCGAGTGGTATGCGGACGGCCTGCGCTTCGAATGCACGCGCTGCAACCTCTGCTGCACGGGCGAGCCCGGGTTCGTGTGGGTGACCCGGAGCCGGATGGAGCGGATGGCCGAGTTCCTGTCGATGCCCGTGCGTGAGTTCGCGGCCCGGTACTGCCGGCGCGTCTGGTGGCGGGTGAGCCTGAAGGAGCGGGCCAACGGCGACTGCGTGTTCCTGACGCCGCAGGGCTGCAGCGTCTACCAGGAGCGCCCCGAGCAGTGCCGTTCGTTCCCGTTCTGGCACGACCTCCTGGCGAGCCCCACCGCCTGGAAGGTGGCGTGCAAGCGCTGCCCGGGCATGGGCACGGGACGGCTCTACCCGGTCCAGGAGATCCACCGTATCCGGGACAGCGAACGGGCGCTCTGA
- the hflB gene encoding ATP-dependent zinc metalloprotease FtsH, translated as MSLDDEHKRRRPVPPGDSADTDGPNRPRIGRQLLIWVVAIGAGLVGLLLYQSLSRPAERRITPGELHELLKAGQVARMRIEGVKVHGVCKSPPEAPMTFWVGLTQGYIDEHMDDWVAALPQDGLEVKTPGFMPMLLLQIAPILLLFVLMIYLFNRQMRVANPRDGIMPFVGSSTSHARKERPLVTFDDVAGVDEAKEEVQEIVEFLKNPEKFQRVGGRIPRGVLLVGAPGTGKTLLAKAIAGEADVPFLSLCGSDFVELFVGVGAARVRDLFRKARQSQPSIIFLDEIDAVGRKRGTGLGGGHDEREQTLNAILSEMDGFSRDEGVIVIAASNRPDVLDPALLRPGRFDREIVVDMPDLTGREEILQVHGRAVRLAPQVALGEIARGTPGFTGADLEALVNEAAIQAASRGRDAVTMEELEEARDKVRFGRQKKRSRVMTEEDRKMTAYHEAGHALVALLDRHVEPLHKVTIIPRGIALGMTMILPEKDRYGMRYRECLGNITMSMAGRVAEEAFCGDISSGAENDIRTATDLARKMVTQWGMSPELGPIRYSDDEQHVFLGNEITRGKMHSDRMAESIDQEIRALLMGCYEKAQALCREHAGALERIAEALLELETLTGDEVDRLFRGATAADLRAERAAEAEQKPAVAGRRAAATDREEGPEPGGLPQPARSPA; from the coding sequence ATGTCTCTGGACGATGAACACAAGCGTCGCCGGCCGGTGCCGCCGGGTGATTCTGCGGACACGGACGGCCCGAACCGTCCCCGGATCGGCCGGCAACTGCTGATCTGGGTCGTGGCGATCGGCGCCGGGCTGGTCGGGCTGCTGCTCTACCAGAGCCTGAGCCGCCCGGCCGAGCGGAGGATCACCCCGGGCGAACTGCACGAACTGCTCAAGGCCGGGCAGGTGGCGCGCATGCGGATCGAGGGGGTGAAGGTGCACGGCGTCTGCAAGTCGCCGCCCGAAGCCCCGATGACGTTCTGGGTGGGGCTGACCCAGGGCTACATCGACGAGCACATGGACGACTGGGTCGCTGCGCTGCCCCAGGACGGGCTGGAGGTGAAGACGCCGGGCTTCATGCCCATGCTGCTGCTCCAGATCGCGCCGATCCTGTTGCTGTTCGTGCTGATGATCTACCTGTTCAACCGGCAGATGCGTGTGGCGAACCCTCGGGACGGCATCATGCCGTTCGTGGGCAGCAGCACCTCGCACGCCCGCAAGGAGAGGCCTCTGGTGACCTTTGACGACGTCGCCGGGGTCGACGAGGCGAAGGAGGAGGTGCAGGAGATCGTCGAGTTCCTGAAGAACCCTGAGAAGTTCCAGCGCGTGGGCGGCCGGATTCCGCGCGGCGTGCTGCTGGTGGGCGCGCCGGGCACGGGCAAGACGCTGCTGGCCAAGGCCATCGCTGGCGAGGCGGACGTGCCGTTCCTGAGCCTGTGCGGATCGGACTTCGTGGAGCTGTTCGTCGGCGTGGGCGCCGCGCGCGTTCGTGACCTGTTCCGCAAGGCGCGCCAGAGCCAGCCGTCGATCATCTTCCTGGACGAGATCGACGCGGTGGGGCGCAAGCGGGGTACCGGGCTGGGCGGCGGCCACGACGAACGCGAACAGACCCTGAACGCCATCCTGAGCGAGATGGACGGGTTCAGCCGCGATGAGGGCGTGATCGTCATCGCGGCCAGCAACCGGCCGGACGTGCTGGACCCGGCGCTGCTGCGGCCCGGGCGGTTCGACCGCGAGATCGTCGTGGACATGCCGGACCTGACCGGGCGGGAGGAGATACTGCAGGTCCACGGGCGCGCCGTGCGGCTGGCTCCGCAGGTGGCCCTGGGCGAGATCGCGCGCGGAACGCCCGGGTTCACCGGCGCCGACCTGGAGGCGCTCGTCAACGAGGCGGCCATCCAGGCCGCCTCGCGCGGCCGCGACGCCGTGACCATGGAGGAGTTGGAGGAGGCGCGCGACAAGGTGCGCTTCGGCCGCCAGAAGAAGCGCAGCCGCGTGATGACCGAGGAAGACCGCAAGATGACGGCCTACCATGAGGCCGGGCACGCCCTGGTGGCCCTGCTGGACCGCCACGTGGAGCCGCTCCACAAGGTGACGATCATCCCGCGCGGGATCGCCCTGGGCATGACGATGATCCTGCCCGAGAAGGACCGGTACGGGATGCGCTACCGCGAGTGCCTGGGCAACATCACGATGAGCATGGCGGGGCGCGTGGCCGAGGAGGCGTTCTGCGGCGACATCTCATCCGGGGCCGAGAACGACATACGCACCGCGACCGACCTGGCGCGCAAGATGGTCACGCAGTGGGGCATGAGCCCGGAACTCGGGCCGATCCGCTACTCGGACGACGAACAGCACGTCTTCCTGGGCAACGAGATCACCCGGGGCAAGATGCATAGCGACCGGATGGCGGAGAGCATCGACCAGGAGATCCGCGCCCTGCTGATGGGCTGCTACGAGAAGGCCCAGGCGCTGTGCCGGGAGCACGCGGGCGCGCTCGAGCGCATCGCCGAGGCCCTGCTCGAGCTGGAGACCCTGACGGGCGACGAGGTGGACCGCCTCTTCCGCGGCGCCACCGCGGCCGACCTGAGGGCCGAGCGAGCGGCCGAGGCCGAACAGAAGCCCGCCGTCGCCGGGCGGCGGGCGGCCGCGACCGACCGCGAGGAAGGGCCGGAGCCCGGCGGCCTGCCGCAGCCGGCCCGCAGCCCGGCCTGA
- a CDS encoding LptE family protein — protein sequence MSRCCNRAIVPRCCGLLALVAAAAAVGGCRGYTARPLFRPDIRTVHLRVFDNRTFWRGYEVDLTRAIEDEIKLRTPLVFAGPGRADSVLSGELVSLDLATHIKSEDDVVLISRVTGVVRFRWVDRLTGADIVPPQSVSDSVRVAWMTGEGANRLLFEELAMRVVDQMQEPW from the coding sequence GTGAGCAGATGCTGCAACCGAGCGATCGTCCCGCGATGCTGCGGGCTCCTGGCCCTCGTGGCGGCCGCCGCTGCCGTCGGGGGCTGTCGCGGCTACACGGCGCGTCCGCTGTTCCGTCCGGACATCCGCACGGTGCACCTGCGCGTCTTCGACAACCGAACGTTCTGGCGCGGCTACGAGGTGGACCTGACGCGGGCCATCGAGGACGAGATCAAGCTGCGCACCCCGCTGGTCTTCGCCGGCCCCGGCCGCGCGGACAGCGTCCTGAGCGGCGAGCTGGTCAGCCTGGACCTGGCCACGCACATCAAGTCCGAGGACGACGTCGTCCTGATCTCCCGCGTCACGGGCGTCGTGCGCTTTCGCTGGGTCGACCGCCTGACGGGGGCCGACATCGTGCCGCCGCAGTCGGTGAGCGATTCCGTGCGGGTGGCGTGGATGACCGGCGAGGGCGCCAACCGGCTGCTGTTCGAGGAGCTGGCCATGCGGGTCGTGGACCAGATGCAGGAGCCATGGTAG
- the bamD gene encoding outer membrane protein assembly factor BamD, producing MAWAFRRMVGLAMALAAAAAVGSAMAAEMWMPETGEMSLEDLPRQDAEARRLHALALIGRGQWSSGTEELRLLLAAEPDAEWAAEARFAIARGLLATGRPREAFDELERVAEEFPDSPFAARTRGYQRTAARVLAVEEPDAAGTLYDRLVVTARDADEAATILCEKADAFFRARRYLDAEAFYLELITEFPRSEHNTYAWFRAAECEWRMAQWLGLGLERMENAEKQFEDFARTYPSDLHAPEARERVADVQAARASFVWQVARFYIDAERKPWAAVVYLERLLREFPESPEAGWAEVELQRIRAGLEAPLRGTVQELALPGVATETGP from the coding sequence ATGGCCTGGGCATTCCGACGGATGGTGGGCCTGGCGATGGCGCTGGCTGCCGCGGCGGCCGTGGGGTCCGCGATGGCCGCCGAGATGTGGATGCCGGAGACCGGCGAGATGAGCCTGGAGGACCTGCCCCGCCAGGACGCGGAGGCGCGGCGGCTGCACGCCCTGGCCCTGATCGGCCGGGGGCAGTGGTCGAGCGGGACGGAGGAGCTGCGGCTTTTGCTGGCGGCCGAGCCCGATGCGGAATGGGCGGCCGAGGCGCGATTTGCGATCGCCCGCGGGCTGCTGGCGACCGGCCGGCCGCGCGAGGCGTTCGATGAGCTGGAGCGGGTCGCCGAGGAGTTTCCGGACAGCCCGTTCGCCGCGCGCACGCGCGGATACCAGCGGACGGCGGCGCGCGTGCTGGCCGTTGAGGAGCCGGATGCGGCCGGCACGCTCTATGACCGCCTGGTGGTCACGGCCCGGGATGCCGACGAGGCGGCGACGATCCTGTGCGAGAAGGCGGACGCGTTCTTCCGGGCGCGGCGCTACCTGGACGCCGAGGCCTTCTACCTGGAGCTGATCACGGAGTTCCCGCGCAGCGAGCACAACACCTACGCGTGGTTCCGCGCGGCCGAGTGCGAGTGGCGGATGGCGCAGTGGCTCGGCCTCGGGCTGGAGCGTATGGAGAACGCGGAGAAGCAGTTCGAGGACTTCGCCCGGACCTATCCGAGCGACCTGCACGCGCCCGAGGCCCGCGAGCGCGTGGCCGACGTGCAGGCCGCACGCGCGTCGTTCGTCTGGCAGGTCGCCCGATTCTACATCGACGCCGAGAGGAAGCCCTGGGCCGCCGTGGTCTACCTGGAGCGCCTCCTGCGGGAGTTCCCGGAGTCGCCCGAGGCCGGATGGGCCGAGGTCGAACTGCAGAGGATCCGGGCCGGGCTCGAGGCGCCCCTGCGGGGCACCGTGCAGGAGCTGGCGCTGCCGGGCGTTGCGACCGAAACCGGGCCTTGA
- a CDS encoding 2-C-methyl-D-erythritol 2,4-cyclodiphosphate synthase, producing the protein MRIGNGYDIHRLGANRMLVLGGVQFPGEPGLIGHSDADPVMHALADAVLGAAALGDIGEHFPDTDPAWKGADSAGILAEALRLAAVERGLRPVNVDVNVIAERPRLAERKAAIRARLAAVTGLPADCVSVKARTAEGLGPVGRREAIEVHAVVLMDTL; encoded by the coding sequence ATGCGAATCGGGAACGGCTACGACATCCACCGGCTGGGCGCAAACCGCATGCTCGTCCTGGGCGGCGTGCAGTTCCCCGGCGAGCCGGGGCTCATCGGCCACAGCGACGCCGACCCGGTCATGCACGCCCTGGCCGACGCAGTGCTGGGCGCCGCCGCGCTCGGCGACATCGGCGAGCACTTCCCCGATACCGACCCCGCGTGGAAGGGCGCCGACAGCGCGGGCATCCTGGCCGAGGCGCTCCGACTCGCGGCGGTCGAACGCGGCCTGCGACCGGTCAACGTCGACGTGAACGTCATCGCGGAACGCCCGCGCCTGGCGGAGCGCAAGGCGGCCATCCGCGCGCGCCTGGCGGCCGTCACCGGCCTGCCGGCCGACTGCGTGAGCGTGAAGGCGCGCACCGCCGAAGGCCTCGGCCCCGTGGGCCGTCGCGAGGCCATCGAGGTCCATGCGGTCGTCCTGATGGACACACTCTGA